AAGTTAAATCACAACAAGCATCACAGTTACACAATATTAGTGCAACTGCAGCAATATGCAAATCTTGTCCTAGAAAGCTGAATTTAAGCAGCCTACTAAGCAGTAGCAAAAAGCAAAGATCACAGAAGCCTTCGtctaaaacttaaaataaaagttagaGAGTTCTTTGTGTTCTACTTCTGAAAAGGGAGGTGCTCTGTATTCCTatttagaaatgttaaaaatagcTCTGCTTTGTCATGTTGGATTTTCTTGGCTCTCACCGTGCTGAGCGCTGCCTTTATGTGACCTAGGAACCCAAGTGCGCTTGTGGTGTATTTTCAGCCCTTGACTCACTCATAAAATCGACAGCGTTGCTTCCTTTCCAGTCATCCAAACGCCCACCTGACACGTCTGAGCGATCACCGAgacaaatgaaatatgatagcaggtctgtctctgctgctgatctACAGTCGATCCAAACAGTTACACATGGACATCTGTGCTCGCATTACTCACACTCAGTTGGCAGAAGGGAATCTAATTGTATCCTGAAATGAATCAATATAAAATGCTAAATAGCAAATGAATTCTTGGTCTGGCAGAACATCTTTCAGATGTCCATGTACATCAGGAGCTCTCAGGCTGTCTGTCCTGCCTTCTCAGTGACTACACTTGATTTATCCTGATGAAAGGACAACTGCTTTCTGTTTCTAAAGGTTCATACAGTTCTAGAGCAAATTCAAAGCAATTGAAAAGGtacatttctcaaaataaatAACCTAAAATCTTTCCTGACTGCAACTGAGAGTAGCAAGGTTTCTGAAGGGAAGCGGTGACTTATACTTAGTTCCAGGAATAATAATGGCTAATGTCCTTTTGGACATTCGATTTCACGCTCTAAGTACAAAACTACTTTAGCTTTGAAGGCTGCATTTTTTAGGCATCAGCAGAGATTGCCTTGAGGACTCACAATCGATAGTCAAATTCAGTGCAGGAGGCCTCGACGACACTGGCTATGACTGCGAATTGAGTCAGACTCTAACTAAAATACAtcagctgcttttgtttatCCTTTTTATTCCATCTTACACTAGATAACTAACTTACTGTAAGGGTGACTCATTCCTGAGGAATAAGCTGAGGCGTAGAGAGACAGCCGAGTCAGTGTACCCTGAGGTAgcttctgctgctttgattgCAAAATCTGAGCTTACTCACATAAAAATTTCAGAGATGAAGGAGAAACACATCCACATGCTGCGGTACAGACAATGACAGCTGCTGCATCCAGACAAACTGACACCGAACACGTTTTTGAAGCTTTTTGCTTTGTATTGAATGAACCATTAAAAGCTGAAATTATACAGAAAAATCAGGTGAAATCTGATATTTTACCTGTGCGAATATCATGGCTGATGCCCTCCACAGAGATGATGGCGTTAGGTATCCCGCGACCTTGCAGGTCCCTCACTACACCTTTGATCCCTCGATGCACCTGCGTATGAAAAGCATGACCCACGTGCAACCATGTGTGAATCCTGCCCTCGAGTTTACTGCATATTACATGAAGAGATGATATGATGATGCATAATGTATGATCTTCAGTTTAACAGAGCAGTTAAACATGTTGTAATATCTTTTCCCCCCTCATCCAGCaacaatatttaaatgaaagctGCTCCAGCATGGATCCCGGATCCTCTGAAGTCCACATCACTGGACGGAATATGCCACAGAGCTGTGGCATTTCAAAATCTActcaaagtgcagctgaggatGCAGCCTTATTTTGCCTGAATTTGGAGGACGAGACCTTTGCAACCCTCAGTATCCTATAATCCACTGAGCACTGGTCAGTTATCTAATGAAACATTCAGGTAATCGTCATCTCATAACATCTAGAATTTACCTTTTCCTATTACATTGGTCTTTAGAGGATCCAGTGATTAAATTTGGTTTCCTGTTGGCCTTCACTGCAAACTTCAGAGAAGCTATCTGTTTTAAACTCCCATAAATTTAGGTGTTTGACagttaaaatgctaaatgtaGTAGTAGTATGTAGTGAAGTACTGTATGTGATGATTGATACAGCACtgtagaaagaaagaataacaggaactcaaaacaaacagtcaAATATGGACAAACAGTCAAATATGGACTACCACATCCCTAAATAACTGTGGCTTGTGCACCAGTTTtcgtgtgtgtttatgtgtgagctGCAGGGGCTCCTTGGCTTCTGTACCTGCTCCATGAAGACGAGAAGAGACTCGCGATTGTTCTCCCACTCCTCAGGCAGTTCGCTCTCGTGAGGGAATTTGTCACAACCCACGTACATCGACAACTCGAAGCAGTTGGTGTGCAAATAGCTGAAATCATTCATACCTGGCGAGAAAGACAAGCATATCTGTAGGCCAGCATCGACTCAGGTCAGCTTTTTGTCCAGTTATTGTTTGAATTTGTGTTGATAATTAAGAGTGAAATTGGATGTGAAGCCCTCTGACTTTTTGcctgcctttgtttgtttgcctttgAATTCTTACATGAAGCTTTGAGCTAAAACCTAGAGGCTTTGAAACAGCCAAAGGGGTTCAGCTCTGAATATGCAGATGTGGGTGCTAAACAAAGCTACAGCTCAAAGGCTCAAAGCCGAGCAGAGAAATCCTGCATAACACAGTGTTAGGACTCAGTGAGGAAAACACCCTGGGCAGCTATGGACACTAACTGCCAGCCGCAGTGTGCCAGGACGCTCCGTTGATGGTGCCGTCCTCCTTGGCGAAGTCCTCTGTGTGGCAGACCCGTCGGTTGGCATCAGTCATCAGGCGGTGGGTGGATGCGTAGGAGAAGGCCAGCCAGCGGAAGACGTGGTCATCCGGGGTGGGGGTCTGCTCCCTGGTCACCCCCTGGGAGCGAGTTTTGTCGTAGGGGAAGGTCACCACCAGCTCCCCTCCCTGGAGGTTACCACCCAGCGCGAAGGGCATCTTCTCCATCCATGCTATGAGAGCCCGCGTCTCCACAGCAACCTACAGCGGGGACACAGGAGAGGGGAGGATAATGTAATTCATCCAATCATCTCAGTGCTGTGATTGCTAAATGAACTCCCTTACGCTGGAAACAATTTCACTGAAATGTGCTCTCAAGTGGGAGTGATAAAGCCGTCAAAAAGGTTGCTCACACACTCCCATGCTGTAAACTAATTTGACTAATATTTATTCTGAAAAGTGAACGAATTTTCATCAAGAGGCAGAGAGCCACCCAGGATCCAATGGCTTGTATTTGCATGCTACAATCAGGAAATTGATCAAATTTTATCTACTGCTGGGCTCCCTATAATTAAACCAGCCCTGCTATCTCCAAGCACTGGTTGGGCCGGTCAGTGAGGCGAGCCAGGGCAGCTTTCACAGCTTCCTGAGCACAGATGGGGATCCCGGGCTCCGCAGCTGCAGCAGCTATTCTGGAGGGCTCTGTGTGACTCACTCGCGGATCTCAGTAACGTCAAAACACTCGTGAGGATGAGCTTTTAATAGATCGCCGGGTATATTTTAGCTCACAGCCTCTTCGTCACAAATAGCAAAGGCATCCGCTTCTCCCAAAATAGACGGCGCTGATATGCCCACATGGCTGTTTTAACCTTTTCAAGGGGCGGATGGTCTTCACTGTGAGATTTGTTTATTAAACTGGGGGGGGGTGCAGGGCAAAGACAGAAGGCCAAATTTGTCACCTATAGATGACATCACTGGAAAGTAATCACATTGAGAAAAATGCAGCACATGGAAGATTAAATTTATCGATTAAAATCAACCGTTAGGGTTCAAATCTCCCATAAAGTGGCATTTATGTGAACCCTAATTTGAAAAATACACTTGGAGGGATACTGAAATATACGTATTGAGTGAgtttaaaatacaatacaacagTCTATGAGACTCACTGAGGCATTTTTTGACTGGTACCACTCTGGGATGGGCACGTGGTGGTTGAACATTTTGCGAGGGATCCACTTCTTGGCCTCAGCTTCCCACAGTATGGAGTTGAGGTCGGGGAAGTTATGGTGAATGTCTATTCCATCATTGCTCCATCGACCTAGAGACCAGCCACTGAGCTCTGAACCCTGGGTGAAAGtaaaaagagatggaaaatgatAGCGTTAGCGTAGTTCGGATGGCTTGACGGGGAAGTGTGGAGTTGCATTCATGTTTTTAAGATGCCCAGCAGTGGTGTCAGTTCATGAGGTGCAGAGGGGACAGGGGttccatcatcacatcacagctCACCCAGGGGCAACCACTGAACAAATCATAACACTGGCATCCTGCTGCTACCCCAGCTGGTCAGCCGAGGAACATGCTGAAAATGTCTACCAAAGAGAACGTCAAGCTCTAAAAGTTATTTTCGATCAGTAAGGGGGCAGAAATACTCCAAACAAaacccacagaaacacagcgTGGATATACCATTGGTTAATCAAGTTGTTATCACTAACTTTTAGCCAGACGTTACATGTAGCCTCATAGTTTTGAACAGCCTTATCTCTTTTAACTGTGCATGTACGTGGAAATCAGTTGTTAAGCGCACTTTTAGCCTCTGTGAAACAAGAGCAGTGCAGTGTGTACAGTGCACTTCACACATCAGGTCACCAAATGACATGATGTCATTGACTGTGCAGAGGCCAAGCACTGTCAGACATGCTTTTGTTCTCTCTTACTTGTCTTTATctatttgtgtttcattaatGCTGGGCCTTTAATCTCGCAGGCCTGCAGCTGATGTAAAACCATATCCAGGAACATGTGGTATTTTACAGCAGAACAGGCATCCCCTGTCCACATATGTTCACTCATATAATACAAAAGTAATTCATCAGGACACTGTTCATTTTATATATTCTACTCAGTCACTCAAACCAATTATCTGGCATGCAACTGCATCACATGCACTCTTATCAGAAGACCTGCCACGCAGATACGGTGCTTGGTGTTTTCACCGGGGGCCAGCGCGTGATATGAGGTCACTAATGGCCGTCTTGCAGACCTACCACTTCAAAGGCTTTCTCGTACCCATCGGGGTTGACAGATGGCAATAGATGGATCCTGGTCTCTTCCACCAGGTGACGTATCCGCTGGTTGCCAGACAGATACTCCAGACACATGAACTGcatcagcaggaggagcagctctCGTCCCAGCACCTCGTTACCATGGGAACCTGCGGTGTAACGAAACTCCGGTTCACCTGGTCAACAGGTTCATATGAAGGGAGAGATGGGGGTGCGAAAGATAGAGGACAATTAAATATGTAATCACTTTGACAACATGTGCagccacacagagaaaaacactctCTCTGAGGAACACAGTGTGATGTCTCtgatgttgttattattgtacATTAAATTGAGCAATCACGTCCTGTTGCTTTAAAACTCTCTGTTGCCTTAAATACACTCACCAACTTCATGCTCTCCTGGGTTGTCAGAAATCTCTATGGCATACAGCTTGAGGCCACTGTGGCTCTTTCCTATGTTATAGATCCTGGTGATGTTGGGGCACATCTCATTTACCACTTTCATGAGCTGTGGAAGGTAAATAATGAAGCATAAGCTCTTCATAGATTATCTGTAAAATATCTTAGGTTTTGGTCTACTGTAgcattcacatcacatcattcaGAGGTAGAAAATAACAATAGCTGTACATGTAGTCAAACACTAAGTACTTCTACTCCACAGCCTATAAAAGGGAAATATTGTGTTGCTCCTCTGGTCTCTAGATACTTCACAAGCAATGATTTGACACACAAAAGATAAACTCATGGAATATAATACATTTTGTATAACTTGTTCACTTAGTCATATTTTCCAGAACTTTTTACCATATTTTAAGTCCTTCATAAGCAGATGGAGTTTCTCAAGTTATCATAATATGAATGAGAAGACACGTAACCAATGGAAAGTTTGACTATCTACTGTTGAATGACAAGTGAGCTCCATCTGCTTAAAGCTCCAGAACAGGCGAGTAAGTGGATCTTAAGTTgagattgtttgtgttttcaaggtAAAGAATAAACCATCAAGCTCAGAGTCAGTAAATTAGTTTGAATTAGCAGCTCCTGGATGAGCTAAAAGGTAAACGCTGGTTAGCCAAAAATGAACAGATTCATTATCTAATACATTTCAGAAATTTCAGAGACTTTAAATATTTCTACACTGGGGTATTGCTACTTTAAATGCTGGGCATCTCGAAATAGTACAAAGTAAACTCCAAGTTATTGGAAATTTCAAAAACAATATCACCAGTGCTGTGACACAGACCTAATTTAATATCACTCTAGCAAGTGAGGGGCGGCTGTGTGAGAAGCAGTCAAGGTAATTATGAAGACAGGCTTGTAGAGGAGCTGATTAAAATAGCAACAACTATCATTTACCCATACGGGCATGAGTGGAGACACAAAGAAGAAGTGCAGCGGGGATAAGACTAACAAGCTGTAAAGTAGAGCAACTGCATTGATGTCAGTAATCTGTGTTTACCCGCTCTTCCAGCAGCTGTGTCCAGTCAGGAGTGATGGGGTTTAATTAACTAGAATCTTGACTTTTCTAACCAAGTACACAAAAATGTGGTTTTGCTCATTAAACAAAAGACTGGTCCCTGTTTAATAAAGCACCGCAATCCCCTGCTAAATATATCTGGATTGTGTTAAGCAGAGTCAATGTAGAGCATTCTGTCTTTCAAGATACACCAACCTTTGAAagagtgtttattttttcttaaaccaaatgatgctgtctgtgttttaatctgctTATAGTAGCTATATACTTAGGCTAATGCTGTCATTAAATAGATGCTTCTTGGCTGGGATGTGCCAGGGTAATGGCAAGGTAATATGTCATCTTCCTCTGTGAAGAATGTGGAAAATGCTCTTTCGCTCCACCTGTTTTATAATGCTTTTCAACTATCCACTCTCTGGCAATATCAGTATTCCCAGGGCTGCTACATTACAATCAGCTGTGATCTAAGAAAAGGACAGTCCTTAAGCAATATAGGAGATATATTTCTCGCTGCTCTCATGGGGCATGTACTTTATTTGAAAAGCCACAGCAGGCTCTTTCCACTTTGAGGTCCTGGCAAAGCGCTATTTAAAATGCTGTGGACGAGAAGGAGATATGGTACCAGGTACCTGCGTGGAGAAAAGAAATGTCAGGGGTGAAAAGGCTTTAGAGGCTGAGTTTTAAAAATAGTCCTTCCTTTCTTTGTGAAGGCCTATTGAGGCTGGACACCCTGCGTGACACACATTAGCCTCAAAggtaatgaaaaaaaagcaaagaaagaaaggacaaTCTGTTTAATCCACTTTGATATTGCTGGGGTAGCATGTCAGGCTGTcacaccaggaaaaaaaaaaaaggctgatacAATGAGCCATACGGAGCAAGCATTAATTGGAGTAAGGCTCATAGTGGGTCATAACAGCAGGTTAGGACACCAGCGGTCGACTGTTTGGGCACAGGCTTCTGCATTACAGACAAATACGATCCACAGCACCTTCGCCATCATTTAGTGACAAATACAGCTGTCCTCCTTGTCGGTACAAACAGGCTACTGCTCATGACAACTATATGAATAAGTAATGACGCAACCCAGGAGATGCTGTATGCATTTTCATGTGGCTGGCAGCGCTCGGTTCGTTTGTTGCTGTCGCACACTTTGTTCTTGCAGAGGACACAACTTGTCTGGTGTTGGCTCACGGTTACACAAGATGTTTTATTGCCCCATGCTCCGGTCTCTTTGCTGAATAAGAAATGAGAGCTGGGCCTTGGTAGTATGTGGTATCAGCACGGCTGATATCTGTTGTTTCCTGTTGGCTGTGACTCACCTGCCTCATCTCTTTGTAGCCGTGATGTCTGAAGTCCAAGTCGTCTGTTGTTATGACTTCATTGCGTCTGTGGTAATAATTATTTGGATCTGCAGGGAATCAGAAAACATAAAGTTAATGATGTTCAGAAATTAAAGAAGGCAGATTAGGTACTTAATTTTTGAGTGTGTAAAGTGTATAAAGACTATAAATGCTGAGCACCTGTTCTCCTTCAGCCATTTTActaagaaaaatattttgtctctTACCCATAGTGGTATCTAGCCATGCAGAAAGTTTTGGTATTTTGTGCCaaggttttgagatatctgcCTTTGAGGTTTCTACTGCCACCCCAACACAAAGGAAGCACAATTTAAATTAATGTGCTGTGCTCCCAGCAGTCAACAGTTACACATTAATATCTCAACAGCAACCTGTCTTTGTAGAAACGACGTCCCAGTTACTGTGGATAACCTCGACAGACCTCGCTGTGCCAAGCTTTCGCTGGGACTGTTTTTTCAAGAGGAGATGTTTCAGGTTTCAAAGGACGGTTGTACGTGGATCAACATGAACCACTGACCTAGTTCGTCATTTAATTTGCAGGACTTGTTGGAAAACGTTGGACCCGATTCTTTTCATATTCAGAGCTGTCTACATTGGCAGCCCACCACTGTGTCAACATGGTGGCCTCATTCAAATAAATGAGCAGGCTTCATTTTTTCTCACGGGGCTGATGTCTGTCTGAACAAGACCCAGATCCTGTATCATCCTGATGATTCTACGCCTCAGTGGCAGGAATTATTCATGTATCTGCTTTGTCCATACAAACCCGTCACCTGGCATAGGACAGCCAAGGATCTCCACTCTCATGCAGATGCTGCCGCTGTTAAACCAGGAGCGAGGGTTGACTCTGATGTATCGGGCAACCACCGGCGCAGGGAAGATGTTCCGGACTGGGATCTCCTTTTCCCTGTTGGCCCTGAAGATCTACTGAGGCAAACACAGTCAGCCAAATGGTGAATAAACACTGAAGAACAGAGTttcattatataaatatatagagtgaacctttgttgtttttagctatcttatttgatttatttctcaGATGTTCAGGATTCTCCAGGATGTTACAAGGCACCCTAAAAATCTAGTAGAATTACAAGGTCACCATGTACTGTATAAAATGCAGAACATACAATACCATGaagaaaatagaataaaatcaCCACAGTGaatagaaatttaaaaatataaaaaaaatatttccatggTTTGGGTCCACATAACccttaaacaaacacacattgatGCACCTGTCGAGTGTCATTAAACTTTGATACCACTGGGACTTTATTGTAAATTTGAACGCCCACGGTTGGAGTTCTTCTCTGCACCTTTTGGCATtttgaaagacaaacagtgcagtTTGGCATTTGGTACAAAAGGTGGGCGAGCGGTTGAGCGGGGAAGCTTGTACCGGAGACTAAATTACTGTAGGGGCATTATCTCCCACTTGACTGACATCAACAGTGGAGGGAGTGTACGGTTACACCAAAATTTAATTTGTGTGGACGTGAAGCTCAATAGGGAGCGATGAAAGATATGATTTTATGATAATAGGATTATTTAtgctgttgttattttacatcTGAATGCATCAGCGATCAGTTGCTGTAGTTTATTGTCAAGGTATTGCTGCGTTTGGTTTCTGTCAGTTACTTCAAGGTAGAAAAGAGACTTGAGCCCAACAGTGAGCCAAGATGAGGTTTCCATCTGTTTGAGGCTCATTGGTATTTACTATTCCCTCTTAGGTCATTAAGCTTGGAAATAAGCATAGATCCAAAGCTTCCT
Above is a window of Lates calcarifer isolate ASB-BC8 linkage group LG23, TLL_Latcal_v3, whole genome shotgun sequence DNA encoding:
- the cpxm2 gene encoding inactive carboxypeptidase-like protein X2; this translates as MARQRLSLLTPLALLGLLVGLADLGHGSAGEDEDYYMQELLTREQYNKVQVLEKPVASIPDRHEHPNQNPAKKVPKGKADSSRQMDKATADAKSAKTPNKKAEKNKKSALKTPNSISEGGQYSSMKEECPPMGLETLKIDDFQLHASTTKRYGLGAHRGRLNIQAGLYEDDLYDGAWCAGRDDPLQWFEVDARRLTKFTGVITQGRSSLWSSDWVTSYKVMVSNDSHTWVTLKNGTEDLIFRANREKEIPVRNIFPAPVVARYIRVNPRSWFNSGSICMRVEILGCPMPDPNNYYHRRNEVITTDDLDFRHHGYKEMRQLMKVVNEMCPNITRIYNIGKSHSGLKLYAIEISDNPGEHEVGEPEFRYTAGSHGNEVLGRELLLLLMQFMCLEYLSGNQRIRHLVEETRIHLLPSVNPDGYEKAFEVGSELSGWSLGRWSNDGIDIHHNFPDLNSILWEAEAKKWIPRKMFNHHVPIPEWYQSKNASVAVETRALIAWMEKMPFALGGNLQGGELVVTFPYDKTRSQGVTREQTPTPDDHVFRWLAFSYASTHRLMTDANRRVCHTEDFAKEDGTINGASWHTAAGSMNDFSYLHTNCFELSMYVGCDKFPHESELPEEWENNRESLLVFMEQVHRGIKGVVRDLQGRGIPNAIISVEGISHDIRTAADGDYWRLLNPGEYRITARAEGYSLSSKKCEVGYEMGATRCDFTIGRTNLSRIKEIMEKFNKQPIRLPIRQPQARRSRERRLGT